In one window of Nesterenkonia sandarakina DNA:
- a CDS encoding DUF3040 domain-containing protein produces the protein MPLSEREQRMLKQLEEQLQSEDPSFASSMQDSPAGKLNVRNIVLGALVAVLGIVVLLLGIYNQWIPVGVIGFLIMGAGVYYATTGGTSGNSRRNGGGGGGNGGGGGGGGPRSSTPSPSGSFMTGLEQRWEERRRQD, from the coding sequence ATGCCACTGTCGGAGCGTGAACAGCGCATGCTCAAGCAGCTGGAAGAACAGCTGCAGTCGGAGGACCCGAGCTTCGCAAGCTCCATGCAGGACTCCCCGGCAGGAAAGCTCAACGTGCGCAATATCGTGCTCGGAGCACTGGTCGCGGTCCTCGGCATCGTCGTGCTGCTGCTCGGCATCTACAACCAGTGGATCCCGGTCGGGGTGATCGGATTCCTGATCATGGGCGCCGGCGTCTACTACGCCACCACCGGGGGCACCTCCGGGAACTCTCGCCGCAACGGCGGCGGTGGCGGAGGAAACGGCGGAGGCGGTGGCGGCGGCGGACCCCGCAGCTCCACTCCAAGCCCGTCGGGTTCCTTCATGACCGGACTTGAACAGCGTTGGGAAGAACGACGCCGGCAGGACTGA
- the mraZ gene encoding division/cell wall cluster transcriptional repressor MraZ translates to MFLGTYTPRMDEKSRLILPAKYREELANGLVLTRGQERCIYVFSTEEFKNVHQQMRQAPLTSRQARDYIRVFLSGASDEIPDKQGRITVPAALREYAGLDRDVTVIGAGDRAEIWDTTAWNEYLEAKESEFSSTDGEAIPGLF, encoded by the coding sequence TTGTTCCTGGGCACATACACGCCTCGCATGGATGAGAAGTCTCGTCTGATCCTTCCCGCGAAGTATCGCGAGGAGCTGGCCAACGGCCTGGTTCTCACCCGCGGGCAGGAGCGCTGCATCTATGTGTTCAGCACAGAGGAGTTCAAGAACGTGCACCAGCAGATGCGGCAGGCGCCTTTGACCTCACGCCAGGCACGCGATTACATCCGCGTGTTCCTCTCCGGAGCCTCAGACGAGATTCCGGACAAGCAGGGCAGGATCACGGTCCCCGCCGCGCTTCGGGAATACGCCGGACTTGATCGCGATGTCACGGTCATCGGAGCGGGAGACCGCGCCGAGATCTGGGACACCACCGCCTGGAACGAGTACCTGGAGGCGAAGGAGTCGGAGTTCTCATCCACCGATGGGGAAGCCATTCCTGGTCTCTTCTGA
- the rsmH gene encoding 16S rRNA (cytosine(1402)-N(4))-methyltransferase RsmH, with protein MAQRETADRHVPVMRDRCIRLLSLGVGTVRAAGHRPVVIDATLGMGGHAEAMLESDPEVLVLGLDRDPQAHALAAERLTRFGDRFRGIHTVYDRVDEVAVEELGSDQRVAGVLLDLGVSSLQLDEASRGFAYSYDAPLDMRMDASADSPDESVAELLARVETAELTRILREYGEERFAGRIARSIISRRETQPFTSTADLAAVVDKAVPAASKRTGGHPAKRTFQALRIAVNEELEVLRRTIPHALDAVAPGGVVVAMSYHSLEDRIVKQAFAGRTKSSAPKGLPVELEEHKPTFSSLTRGAELPDEAEIAENPRAASAKLRAAQKLTDSRRNPA; from the coding sequence ATGGCGCAACGAGAGACAGCGGACCGGCACGTGCCGGTGATGCGAGATCGCTGCATCAGACTGCTGTCCCTCGGAGTCGGCACTGTGCGCGCCGCCGGTCACCGCCCCGTGGTCATCGACGCCACGCTGGGCATGGGTGGCCATGCCGAGGCGATGCTCGAGTCCGACCCGGAGGTGCTCGTGCTCGGGCTGGACCGAGACCCGCAGGCCCACGCGCTCGCGGCAGAGCGCCTCACCCGATTCGGCGACCGCTTTCGCGGCATCCACACGGTCTATGACCGGGTGGACGAGGTCGCCGTCGAGGAGCTGGGCTCCGATCAGCGCGTGGCCGGTGTGCTGCTGGACCTCGGGGTCTCCTCCCTGCAGCTCGACGAGGCCTCCCGCGGGTTCGCCTACTCCTATGACGCGCCCCTCGACATGCGGATGGACGCCTCGGCGGATTCCCCCGACGAGTCGGTGGCTGAGCTGCTGGCCCGGGTCGAGACTGCAGAGCTGACCCGGATCCTGCGCGAGTATGGCGAGGAGCGCTTCGCCGGACGCATCGCCAGATCGATCATCTCCCGGCGTGAGACTCAGCCCTTCACCAGCACTGCGGACCTCGCCGCCGTGGTGGACAAGGCGGTTCCAGCAGCGTCCAAGCGCACCGGCGGGCACCCCGCCAAGCGAACCTTCCAGGCGCTGCGGATCGCGGTGAACGAAGAGCTCGAGGTGCTGCGTCGAACCATCCCGCACGCCCTGGACGCGGTGGCCCCGGGCGGTGTGGTCGTGGCGATGAGCTATCACTCGCTGGAGGACCGGATCGTCAAGCAGGCCTTCGCCGGACGCACCAAGTCCTCGGCGCCGAAGGGGCTGCCCGTCGAGCTCGAAGAGCACAAACCTACGTTCAGCTCTCTGACCCGAGGGGCCGAGCTCCCCGACGAGGCGGAGATCGCAGAGAACCCGCGCGCGGCATCCGCAAAGCTGCGTGCCGCGCAGAAGCTGACAGATTCCAGGAGAAACCCCGCATGA
- a CDS encoding peptidoglycan D,D-transpeptidase FtsI family protein has product MAAAQKKKRAERVLSFRMRIGLTMIMVMLLLLGGRLFHVQGLDPAGHAQAAVSERLRSVPLPAHRGDILDAQNRVLATSVDRYDIVADQQVVDDFVRLDEGTGLREEVPVQTGIAELSEVLEIDAEELTDRIIGESRYSVVTRSLTPAKSQEVLDLNIPGLYAEPVTERSYPSGAVAGSIIGFMGSDGPLEGIEAAQDDALSGSDGERIFEVGGDGVRIPIATFEELPAEDGQDIRLTIDQDLQWFAQESIAKKSNQYNAAWANATVVDLTDGDILAMADSQTVDPAEPGETEELFRRPLALTQDFEPGSTGKAITFAMALEEGTLNPTDGFTVDNRYEVDGQTISDATRHPTLDMTAAGIFARSYNTGTVMIGGEIPEDVRYDYMKKVGIGEPLDIGLGTEANSVLRPPEEWDARQHLTTQFGQGYTTSVLHNLQTFQALANDGVSVPLNLVDAYIDADGTEHPAQTAPGERVFSEQTSEEMLRMFEGVVDYGTAQDAAVAGYRVGGKTGIAEAAGAGGGFDGHTQSFIGMAPLDDPKYLVAVTVHRPQGYWRDWEVTDTFREIMSYVLSSYDEAPTGAKSEAYDGFEGENQDQPW; this is encoded by the coding sequence ATGGCAGCCGCTCAGAAGAAGAAACGCGCAGAACGGGTCCTCTCGTTCCGGATGCGCATCGGACTCACCATGATCATGGTGATGCTGCTCCTGCTCGGAGGCCGGCTCTTCCATGTCCAGGGACTGGACCCCGCCGGGCACGCCCAGGCGGCGGTGTCCGAACGGCTGCGCAGCGTCCCGCTGCCGGCCCACCGCGGCGACATCCTCGACGCCCAGAACCGGGTGCTCGCGACCTCCGTGGATCGCTACGACATCGTGGCAGATCAGCAGGTGGTCGACGACTTCGTCCGGCTGGACGAGGGCACCGGACTGCGTGAGGAGGTGCCGGTGCAGACCGGCATCGCAGAGCTCAGCGAGGTCCTGGAGATCGACGCCGAGGAGCTCACCGATCGGATCATCGGTGAGAGCCGCTACTCGGTGGTGACCCGATCGTTGACCCCGGCGAAGAGCCAGGAGGTCCTGGACCTGAACATCCCGGGACTCTACGCCGAACCGGTGACCGAGCGCAGCTACCCCTCTGGAGCGGTGGCCGGTTCGATCATCGGATTCATGGGATCCGACGGCCCGCTGGAAGGCATCGAGGCCGCGCAGGACGACGCGCTGAGCGGCAGCGACGGAGAGCGGATCTTCGAGGTCGGTGGGGACGGGGTTCGGATCCCGATCGCCACCTTCGAGGAGCTGCCCGCCGAGGACGGACAGGACATCCGACTCACCATCGATCAGGATCTGCAGTGGTTCGCCCAGGAGTCGATCGCGAAGAAGTCGAACCAGTACAACGCCGCCTGGGCCAACGCCACCGTGGTGGATCTCACCGACGGTGACATCCTGGCCATGGCCGATTCGCAGACCGTGGACCCGGCCGAGCCGGGGGAGACCGAGGAGCTCTTCCGTCGGCCCCTTGCGCTGACCCAGGACTTCGAACCCGGCTCCACCGGCAAGGCCATCACCTTCGCCATGGCCCTGGAAGAGGGCACGCTGAACCCGACCGACGGCTTCACCGTGGACAACCGCTATGAGGTCGACGGTCAGACCATCAGCGACGCCACCCGGCATCCGACCCTGGACATGACCGCGGCCGGCATCTTCGCGCGCTCCTACAACACCGGCACCGTGATGATCGGCGGAGAGATCCCCGAAGACGTCCGGTATGACTACATGAAGAAGGTCGGCATCGGGGAGCCGCTGGACATCGGTCTGGGGACCGAGGCGAACTCGGTGCTGCGGCCCCCCGAGGAGTGGGACGCCCGCCAGCACCTGACCACCCAGTTCGGCCAGGGCTACACCACCTCGGTGCTGCACAACCTGCAGACCTTCCAGGCCCTGGCCAACGACGGGGTCAGCGTCCCGCTGAACCTGGTCGACGCCTATATCGACGCCGACGGCACCGAACACCCGGCACAGACCGCCCCGGGCGAGCGGGTCTTCTCAGAGCAGACCTCCGAGGAGATGCTGCGGATGTTCGAAGGTGTGGTCGACTACGGAACCGCACAGGACGCCGCCGTCGCCGGCTACCGGGTCGGGGGCAAGACCGGCATCGCCGAGGCCGCAGGCGCAGGTGGCGGATTCGACGGGCACACCCAGTCGTTCATCGGCATGGCTCCCCTGGATGACCCGAAGTACCTGGTGGCCGTCACCGTGCACCGCCCGCAGGGATATTGGCGCGATTGGGAGGTCACCGATACGTTCCGTGAGATCATGTCCTACGTGCTAAGCAGCTATGACGAGGCGCCCACGGGGGCAAAGAGCGAGGCCTACGACGGCTTCGAAGGCGAGAACCAGGATCAGCCCTGGTGA
- a CDS encoding UDP-N-acetylmuramyl-tripeptide synthetase, with protein sequence MSAAETTLSVAAQDRVFRPRGVVGASVEELVAELTATGFEPLVTPVGRDVGEVRLTGAAMDPKAVGPGDLFVAVAGSRAHGADFVMTALDAGAAAILTDVAGSERVRDRVGYRIPVIEVRRVREAAGPSAALIYGNSASSGPALFGVTGTNGKTTTTYFLRSLLDELLRPHQRATGLIGTIEIASGEDRIPSKMTTPEAVQLHSLMALFREAGVAAAAMEVSSHAISYQRTSGLFYAVAGFTNLTQDHLDLHGSMEEYFAAKAALFARRRTRSSVVIVDDPWGWRMAETATGHVVTLATAETPDPAADWAVTEVRPHLLGSAFTLYNRHTRESIRSRTGLPGRFNVANAALAAVMVLTADESTGLGVSRREIVAALEQADPFTISVPGRMQVIGTAPAAIVDFAHNPDAMIRTLEAAASTSEGKTILVIGAAGERDSAKRPLMGAIAVRMADHVIISDDDPHGEDPAQIRAGLLEGAREALQNEDLGSTALEEISPRREAILRAVEVARPEDTIILAGRGHEVHQDFAGTRHPIDDRVELARALRLRGFPTAADAPDTEPDPDLAMTTRLSPAEGGDTA encoded by the coding sequence GTGAGCGCGGCAGAGACGACGCTGAGCGTCGCCGCGCAGGACCGGGTGTTCCGACCACGAGGAGTCGTCGGGGCCAGCGTGGAGGAGCTCGTGGCCGAGCTCACCGCCACCGGCTTCGAACCGCTGGTCACCCCGGTGGGCCGCGACGTGGGGGAGGTGCGACTCACCGGAGCCGCCATGGACCCCAAGGCCGTGGGACCAGGCGACCTCTTCGTCGCCGTGGCCGGTTCGCGCGCCCACGGGGCCGACTTCGTGATGACCGCGCTTGATGCCGGGGCTGCGGCGATCCTCACCGACGTCGCCGGCTCCGAGCGGGTCCGCGACCGCGTGGGATACCGCATCCCGGTCATCGAGGTGCGCCGGGTGCGTGAAGCCGCGGGTCCCTCTGCGGCGCTGATCTATGGCAACAGTGCCAGCTCCGGGCCTGCCCTCTTCGGGGTGACCGGCACCAACGGGAAGACCACCACCACCTACTTCCTGCGCTCCCTGCTGGATGAGCTGCTGCGACCCCACCAGCGCGCCACCGGTCTGATCGGGACCATCGAGATCGCCTCCGGAGAGGACCGGATCCCCTCGAAGATGACCACCCCCGAGGCGGTGCAGCTGCACAGCCTGATGGCGCTCTTCCGCGAGGCCGGCGTCGCCGCCGCCGCGATGGAGGTCTCCTCCCACGCCATCTCCTACCAGCGCACCTCCGGGCTCTTCTACGCCGTGGCCGGGTTCACCAACCTCACCCAGGACCACCTGGACCTGCATGGTTCGATGGAGGAATACTTCGCGGCCAAAGCGGCGCTCTTCGCCCGCCGTCGGACCCGCAGCAGCGTGGTCATCGTCGATGATCCGTGGGGCTGGCGCATGGCTGAGACCGCGACCGGGCACGTGGTCACCCTCGCCACCGCAGAGACCCCCGACCCGGCTGCAGACTGGGCGGTCACCGAGGTGCGCCCCCACCTGCTGGGCAGCGCCTTCACGCTGTACAACCGGCACACCCGGGAGAGCATCCGTTCCCGCACCGGTCTGCCCGGCCGGTTCAACGTGGCCAACGCCGCCCTGGCCGCGGTGATGGTGCTCACCGCAGATGAGAGCACCGGCCTGGGAGTCAGTCGCAGGGAGATCGTGGCCGCGCTGGAGCAGGCCGATCCGTTCACCATCAGCGTCCCTGGCCGGATGCAGGTGATCGGCACCGCCCCGGCGGCCATCGTCGACTTCGCCCACAACCCCGACGCGATGATCCGCACCCTGGAGGCCGCCGCGAGCACCTCAGAGGGCAAGACGATCCTGGTGATCGGTGCCGCGGGGGAGCGGGACAGCGCCAAGCGTCCGCTCATGGGCGCCATCGCGGTGCGCATGGCGGACCACGTGATCATCAGCGACGACGACCCTCACGGGGAGGACCCGGCACAGATCCGCGCTGGACTCCTGGAAGGGGCGCGCGAGGCCCTTCAGAACGAGGATCTGGGTTCCACGGCATTGGAAGAGATCTCACCCCGTCGCGAGGCGATCCTGCGCGCTGTGGAGGTGGCGCGACCGGAGGACACCATCATCCTGGCCGGCCGCGGGCACGAGGTGCACCAGGACTTCGCCGGGACCAGACACCCGATCGATGACCGGGTGGAGCTGGCCCGTGCGCTGCGGCTGCGCGGCTTCCCCACAGCGGCCGATGCCCCGGACACCGAACCTGATCCGGACCTCGCGATGACCACCAGACTCAGCCCAGCGGAAGGAGGCGACACGGCATGA
- a CDS encoding UDP-N-acetylmuramoyl-tripeptide--D-alanyl-D-alanine ligase, translated as MIELSALEIAEITSGTLYGVPDPSAVRVHHADTDSRNMGADSLFIAKPGDTTDGHHFIDAARAAGATLVLAQRETQDPAGDPHPSVIVDDVVHAMGALAHAILQRVRAHSTTTVIGITGSAGKTTTKDLLKSLLEPEGPTVAPQGSYNGEVGVPLTIFTVELDTRFVVVEMGADAPGNIRDLAQMVRPDIGAVLMVGSAHAGKFGGADKIAAVKAELVEQIGPDGAIVLNRDDAQVAAMAPKAHAPITWFSEDTAGESAPAPATATDTAATRDSTEDADAAGQPDQVRAADLRLDASGHPSFVLRFTETGEDLPVVSGLTGAHHVSNILAAAACALRAGVRPQDIAARLNGLGPASRWRMERTERADGVTVINDAYNANPESMREALRTLAMLTRPGAGGPARRSVAVLGAMLELGDASIPKHTQLGETVVRLNIDKTLVVGELAYPLYRGAIAEGSWGSEVHWVATVEEAEAYLEQELTGGDIVLFKSSNSAGLRLLGDKIAAKEGAL; from the coding sequence ATGATTGAACTCTCTGCCCTGGAGATCGCCGAGATCACCTCAGGGACCCTCTACGGCGTCCCGGACCCGTCCGCGGTGCGCGTGCACCATGCAGACACCGACTCCCGCAACATGGGCGCAGACTCCCTGTTCATCGCCAAACCGGGGGACACCACCGACGGTCACCACTTCATCGACGCCGCCCGCGCCGCGGGCGCGACCCTGGTGCTGGCACAGCGGGAGACCCAGGACCCCGCAGGGGACCCGCACCCCAGCGTGATCGTGGACGACGTGGTGCACGCCATGGGAGCACTTGCCCACGCGATCCTTCAGCGGGTGCGCGCGCATTCGACCACCACCGTCATCGGGATCACCGGGTCCGCCGGGAAGACCACCACCAAGGACCTGTTGAAGTCGCTCCTGGAGCCCGAGGGCCCCACCGTGGCCCCGCAGGGCTCCTACAACGGTGAGGTCGGCGTCCCGCTGACCATCTTCACCGTTGAGCTGGACACCCGGTTCGTGGTCGTGGAGATGGGCGCCGACGCGCCCGGGAACATCCGCGATCTGGCACAGATGGTCCGCCCCGACATCGGAGCGGTGCTGATGGTGGGCTCGGCGCACGCCGGGAAGTTCGGCGGCGCGGACAAGATCGCCGCGGTGAAGGCCGAGCTCGTCGAGCAGATCGGACCCGACGGCGCGATCGTGCTCAACCGCGACGACGCCCAGGTCGCCGCCATGGCGCCGAAGGCCCACGCCCCGATCACCTGGTTCAGCGAGGACACCGCAGGCGAGTCCGCCCCGGCCCCAGCCACCGCCACGGACACGGCCGCGACCAGGGACTCCACCGAGGACGCCGATGCTGCGGGTCAGCCGGACCAGGTCCGCGCGGCGGACCTGCGACTCGACGCCTCCGGGCACCCCAGCTTCGTGCTGCGCTTCACCGAGACCGGAGAAGACCTTCCCGTGGTCTCCGGGCTCACCGGAGCCCATCACGTGTCCAACATCCTCGCCGCAGCCGCCTGCGCGCTGCGCGCCGGCGTCCGGCCGCAGGACATCGCGGCGCGCCTGAACGGGCTCGGTCCGGCCAGCCGCTGGCGGATGGAGCGCACTGAACGCGCCGACGGGGTCACCGTGATCAACGACGCCTACAACGCCAACCCCGAATCGATGCGGGAGGCGCTGCGTACCCTGGCGATGCTCACCCGGCCCGGGGCGGGCGGACCGGCCCGCCGGTCGGTAGCCGTGCTCGGCGCGATGCTCGAGCTCGGCGACGCCTCGATCCCCAAGCACACCCAGCTGGGTGAGACCGTGGTGCGGCTGAACATCGACAAGACCCTGGTGGTGGGCGAGCTGGCCTACCCGCTCTACCGCGGAGCCATCGCTGAAGGCAGCTGGGGGTCGGAGGTCCACTGGGTCGCCACCGTCGAGGAGGCCGAGGCCTACCTCGAGCAGGAGCTCACCGGCGGGGACATCGTGCTCTTCAAATCCTCCAACAGCGCAGGGCTTAGACTCCTGGGTGACAAGATCGCCGCTAAGGAAGGGGCCCTGTGA
- the mraY gene encoding phospho-N-acetylmuramoyl-pentapeptide-transferase, protein MIAVVIGAVLGLGLTLVGTPLFIRFLVKRGYGQFIRDDGPTTHHVKRGTPTMGGAVIMMAVVAAYLLTHLVMILTGDGGGPTASGLLLLLLMVGMGLVGFADDFAKISKKQSLGLTPWRKIAGQGAIGVLFAVLALNFADADGLTPASTNISFVRETVLDLAFAGPVIGMILFVIWANLIVTATTNGVNLTDGLDGLATAATAMVTAAYTIISIWQFNQSCGGSSAVESVCYQVRDPMDMAMIAAIITGALIGFLWWNTSPAKIFMGDTGSLALGGALAGFAILTHTQLLFVILGGLFVLITLSVIIQVGYFKLSGGKRVFLMAPLQHHFELKGWAEVTVVVRFWIIGALAVGIGLAIFYGEWVITQ, encoded by the coding sequence GTGATCGCAGTAGTCATCGGTGCCGTCCTCGGCCTGGGACTCACCCTCGTCGGGACGCCGTTGTTCATCCGCTTCCTGGTGAAGCGAGGATACGGTCAGTTCATCCGAGACGACGGCCCCACGACCCACCATGTGAAGCGCGGCACCCCCACCATGGGTGGAGCGGTCATCATGATGGCCGTCGTCGCCGCCTATCTGCTCACCCACCTGGTGATGATCCTGACCGGCGACGGCGGCGGACCCACCGCCTCCGGGCTGCTGCTCCTGCTGCTGATGGTGGGCATGGGACTCGTCGGCTTCGCCGATGACTTCGCGAAGATCAGCAAGAAGCAGTCCCTGGGACTGACCCCCTGGCGCAAGATCGCCGGCCAGGGCGCCATCGGTGTGCTCTTCGCGGTGCTGGCGCTGAACTTCGCGGACGCCGACGGGCTGACCCCGGCCTCGACGAACATCTCCTTCGTCCGTGAGACCGTGCTGGACCTGGCCTTCGCCGGCCCGGTCATCGGCATGATCCTCTTCGTGATCTGGGCGAACCTGATCGTCACCGCGACCACCAACGGGGTGAACCTCACCGACGGCCTGGACGGACTCGCCACGGCGGCCACCGCCATGGTGACCGCGGCCTATACGATCATCTCGATCTGGCAGTTCAACCAGTCCTGCGGCGGGTCCAGCGCGGTGGAGAGCGTCTGCTACCAGGTGCGGGACCCGATGGACATGGCGATGATCGCCGCGATCATCACCGGTGCGCTGATCGGCTTCCTGTGGTGGAACACCTCGCCGGCAAAGATCTTCATGGGCGACACCGGGTCCCTGGCGCTGGGCGGAGCCCTCGCCGGGTTCGCGATCCTGACCCACACCCAGCTGCTCTTCGTGATCCTGGGTGGGCTCTTCGTTCTGATCACCCTCTCGGTGATCATCCAGGTCGGCTACTTCAAGCTCTCCGGCGGCAAGCGGGTCTTCCTGATGGCCCCGCTGCAGCACCACTTCGAGCTCAAGGGCTGGGCCGAGGTCACCGTGGTGGTGCGCTTCTGGATCATCGGCGCCCTGGCGGTGGGCATCGGGCTCGCCATCTTCTACGGGGAATGGGTGATCACCCAGTGA
- the murD gene encoding UDP-N-acetylmuramoyl-L-alanine--D-glutamate ligase, which produces MGDHPVSTPQPPADALPAPRQPRIRPELRGWDGPWKGLRALVTGLGVSGFAAADTLAELGARVVVVDGTDAQEKRREAETLRVVGVGDVLLGQQHLSQLPLIDGELPEILVTSPGWRPDSALIAQARAAQIPVLSEVELAWRLGARPGATEPKWLVLTGTNGKTTTATLLEAMLRKDGQRAIACGNIGVPVLDAIRDPQGYDALAVELSSFQLEYTELLSPVASAVLNIAEDHVDWHGSFAEYCAAKAKIFENTELACVYNADQPLTADMVAEADVQEGCRAIGFTTGSPGLSMLGVVEDLLVDRAFLDDRAHQALELAGLEDFGPLAPQHLVANTLAAAALARAAGVAPEAIRAAVRDYEAGDHRIQPVAKADDVLWINDSKATNPHAAAASLRSFTDVIWIAGGLPKGVVYDELIQEIAPRLRHVILIGTDSSQLRSSLQRHAPGVPVIGGRLREDESRTELDATLAGADGARAMRTAVAEAAKAAAAHHTVLMAPAAASMDQFASYAARGEAFIEAVAELMTD; this is translated from the coding sequence ATGGGTGATCACCCAGTGAGCACGCCCCAGCCCCCTGCCGACGCGCTTCCAGCGCCGCGGCAGCCCCGCATCCGGCCCGAGCTGCGCGGCTGGGACGGCCCCTGGAAGGGACTGCGCGCGCTGGTCACCGGCCTGGGCGTCTCCGGATTCGCCGCCGCGGACACCCTCGCCGAGCTGGGCGCGCGCGTCGTCGTCGTCGACGGAACCGATGCGCAAGAGAAACGACGTGAGGCCGAGACGCTGCGCGTGGTGGGAGTCGGAGACGTCCTGCTCGGTCAGCAACACCTCAGTCAGCTGCCGCTGATCGACGGGGAGCTCCCCGAGATCCTGGTCACCTCCCCGGGGTGGCGCCCCGACTCCGCGCTGATCGCTCAGGCGCGCGCCGCGCAGATCCCGGTGCTCTCCGAGGTGGAGCTGGCCTGGCGCCTCGGCGCCCGTCCCGGTGCCACCGAGCCCAAGTGGCTGGTCCTGACCGGGACCAACGGGAAGACGACCACGGCGACCCTGCTGGAGGCGATGCTGCGCAAGGACGGTCAGCGTGCCATCGCCTGCGGCAACATCGGCGTGCCGGTGCTCGACGCGATCCGCGACCCGCAGGGATACGACGCCCTGGCGGTGGAGCTCTCCAGCTTCCAGCTCGAATACACCGAGCTGCTCTCCCCGGTGGCCTCAGCGGTCCTGAACATCGCAGAGGACCATGTGGACTGGCACGGCAGCTTCGCCGAATACTGCGCGGCCAAGGCGAAGATCTTCGAGAACACCGAGCTGGCGTGTGTCTACAACGCAGACCAGCCGCTCACCGCTGACATGGTCGCCGAGGCCGACGTCCAGGAGGGATGCCGCGCTATCGGCTTCACCACCGGGTCCCCGGGCCTGTCGATGCTCGGCGTCGTGGAGGACCTCCTGGTGGACCGGGCGTTCCTGGACGACCGGGCGCATCAGGCACTGGAGCTGGCGGGGCTGGAGGACTTCGGCCCGCTGGCCCCGCAGCACCTGGTCGCCAACACCCTGGCCGCCGCCGCCCTGGCCCGCGCCGCCGGGGTGGCCCCCGAAGCCATCCGGGCCGCCGTGCGGGACTATGAGGCCGGGGACCACCGGATCCAGCCGGTGGCCAAGGCCGATGACGTGCTCTGGATCAACGATTCCAAGGCCACCAACCCGCATGCCGCCGCCGCCTCGCTGCGAAGCTTCACCGACGTGATCTGGATCGCCGGGGGACTGCCCAAAGGGGTGGTCTACGACGAGCTGATCCAGGAGATCGCGCCTCGGCTGCGTCACGTCATCCTGATCGGCACGGACTCCTCCCAGCTGAGATCCAGCCTTCAGCGACACGCGCCGGGAGTCCCGGTGATCGGTGGACGCCTGCGGGAGGATGAGTCACGCACCGAGTTGGACGCGACGCTGGCGGGTGCAGACGGGGCCCGCGCGATGCGGACCGCCGTGGCCGAGGCCGCCAAGGCAGCCGCGGCGCATCACACGGTGCTGATGGCACCGGCGGCGGCCTCGATGGATCAGTTCGCCTCCTACGCAGCCCGCGGTGAGGCCTTCATCGAGGCAGTGGCAGAGCTGATGACCGATTGA